The Deltaproteobacteria bacterium genome window below encodes:
- a CDS encoding diguanylate cyclase, giving the protein MTLPPALEPSLASAHVLVVDDDPVSAHTVAATVRELGHRTTVCNGWTAALRAFSEQEIDLVLMDAVMPGVDGFRLTRLLRARSRSYVPIVFLTALADRRSREQGVAAGADDFLSKPVDVLELRVRLTAMLRIRSLTRDLEARSRALARLAAVDDLTGVANRRSFDENFPQQLAHARDSGGRVALLMLDIDHFKRVNDSLGHTAGDALLAFFGRLMIDVVRTGDACYRYGGEEFAIVADGAGIDAAVEIGERVRHAFALQSTGATPAGARTVSVGVSATDQFESPPTPSQMIEAADAALYRAKTLGRNCVARHDTRQLVRVA; this is encoded by the coding sequence GTGACCCTGCCCCCCGCGCTCGAACCGTCGCTCGCCTCCGCGCACGTGCTGGTGGTCGACGACGATCCTGTCTCGGCCCACACCGTGGCCGCGACCGTGCGCGAGCTGGGCCATCGGACCACGGTGTGCAACGGCTGGACGGCGGCGTTGCGGGCCTTCAGCGAGCAGGAAATCGATCTCGTGCTGATGGACGCGGTCATGCCCGGCGTCGACGGCTTCCGACTGACGCGCCTGCTGCGGGCGCGCTCGCGCTCGTACGTGCCCATCGTCTTCCTCACGGCGCTGGCCGATCGTCGCTCGCGCGAGCAGGGCGTGGCGGCCGGTGCCGACGACTTCCTGTCCAAGCCCGTCGACGTGCTCGAGCTGCGCGTGCGGCTCACCGCGATGCTCCGCATTCGCTCGCTCACGCGCGACCTCGAGGCGCGTAGCCGGGCGCTCGCGCGGCTGGCCGCGGTCGACGACCTCACCGGCGTCGCCAATCGCCGCAGCTTCGACGAGAACTTCCCGCAGCAGCTCGCCCACGCGCGCGACAGTGGCGGGCGGGTCGCCCTGCTGATGCTCGACATCGATCACTTCAAGCGCGTGAACGACTCGCTCGGCCACACCGCCGGCGACGCGCTGCTGGCGTTCTTCGGCCGCCTGATGATCGACGTCGTGCGCACCGGCGACGCTTGCTACCGCTACGGCGGCGAGGAGTTCGCGATCGTCGCCGACGGCGCGGGTATCGACGCCGCCGTCGAGATCGGCGAGCGCGTGCGCCATGCCTTCGCGCTGCAGAGCACCGGCGCGACCCCGGCCGGCGCGCGTACGGTCTCGGTGGGGGTGTCTGCCACCGACCAATTCGAGTCGCCGCCGACGCCGTCGCAGATGATCGAGGCCGCCGACGCGGCGCTCTACCGCGCCAAGACGCTGGGGCGCAATTGCGTGGCGCGCCATGACACCCGCCAGCTCGTCCGCGTCGCGTGA
- the fliS gene encoding flagellar export chaperone FliS, which translates to MSLAVARKYKTTQIESSSPGQILLALYDGCIRFCRTAQQHILAGDVAAKGIAISKASAILGELRGTLDHKVAPELCEHLDKLYLFFQEQLSLANIRMDGAPIVPVVKLLGELRESWATAVGSVEGGGT; encoded by the coding sequence ATGTCCCTCGCGGTCGCGCGGAAGTACAAGACCACGCAGATCGAGTCCTCGTCGCCGGGGCAGATCCTGCTGGCGCTCTACGACGGTTGCATTCGCTTCTGTCGGACCGCCCAGCAGCACATCCTCGCCGGTGACGTCGCGGCGAAGGGGATCGCCATCTCCAAGGCGTCGGCGATCCTCGGCGAGCTACGCGGGACCCTCGACCACAAGGTCGCACCCGAGCTGTGTGAGCACCTCGACAAGCTGTACCTGTTCTTCCAGGAGCAGCTCAGCCTCGCCAACATCCGCATGGACGGCGCGCCCATCGTGCCGGTCGTCAAGCTGCTGGGCGAGCTGCGCGAGAGCTGGGCCACCGCGGTCGGCTCGGTCGAAGGCGGTGGCACGTGA
- the fliD gene encoding flagellar filament capping protein FliD, giving the protein MAAISFSGLASGLDTKSIISALVGVERVPMLRLQAKNDDYSAQGRIVDQLSSALSALKTAAEKLGSAGDFLSYAGTSSDDGVVKVTTSGTSVPGNYAIEVSSLAHAQRTYSDPVTDATAALSGSAQTLTLDINGTQTAISIDAGASLRDVAAAINASGADASAGILFDGTRYRLQVVGRSTGEDNGITFTDTGLGLNLSGAGNTVQAATDAALTVDGFPVTSASNVLTDVLPGTTLELRSESTGPVNLEVKADPAGVKTKLQSFVDAYNSVARIIQNQSGVGKDTSTLNGDSTVRTIEQGLSALISSPIPGLVGVGGSTLQLADLGIQTQRDGTLTLDGTDLDSALAADFGRAATYFAGDGTNSGMSKLLGDLVEGYTSKTDGLLTTRKKGLTDTIAANDKQIENMQAYLDRFESSLTQQYSALEQTMSTLQGQQSYLAQFLK; this is encoded by the coding sequence ATGGCCGCCATCAGCTTTTCAGGTCTGGCCTCCGGCCTCGACACCAAGTCCATCATCAGCGCCTTGGTCGGTGTCGAGCGGGTGCCGATGCTGCGCCTGCAGGCCAAGAACGACGACTACAGCGCCCAAGGCCGCATCGTCGACCAGCTGTCGTCGGCCCTGTCGGCGCTCAAGACCGCCGCCGAGAAGCTCGGCAGCGCCGGTGACTTCCTCTCGTACGCCGGCACCAGCTCCGACGACGGCGTCGTCAAGGTGACCACCAGCGGCACCAGCGTACCGGGCAACTACGCCATCGAGGTCAGCAGCCTCGCGCACGCCCAACGCACGTACTCCGACCCCGTCACCGACGCCACCGCGGCGCTGTCCGGTAGCGCGCAGACCCTCACCCTCGACATCAATGGCACCCAGACCGCGATCTCGATCGACGCTGGCGCGAGCCTGCGCGACGTTGCCGCGGCCATCAACGCCTCGGGCGCGGACGCCAGCGCCGGCATCCTGTTCGACGGCACCCGCTATCGCCTGCAGGTCGTCGGCCGCAGTACCGGCGAGGACAACGGCATCACCTTCACCGACACCGGCCTCGGCCTCAACCTGAGCGGCGCGGGCAACACGGTGCAGGCGGCCACCGACGCCGCCCTCACCGTCGACGGCTTCCCCGTGACCAGCGCGAGCAACGTGCTCACCGACGTGTTGCCCGGCACCACGCTCGAGCTGCGCAGCGAGAGCACAGGTCCGGTGAACCTCGAGGTCAAGGCCGATCCCGCCGGCGTCAAGACCAAGCTGCAGTCCTTCGTCGACGCCTACAACTCGGTCGCGCGCATCATCCAGAACCAGTCGGGCGTCGGCAAGGACACCTCGACGCTCAACGGCGACTCGACGGTGCGCACCATCGAGCAGGGCCTTTCGGCGTTGATCTCGAGTCCCATCCCGGGCCTCGTGGGCGTGGGTGGGAGCACGCTGCAGCTGGCCGACCTCGGAATCCAGACGCAGCGCGACGGAACCCTGACGCTCGACGGCACCGATCTCGACAGTGCACTGGCGGCCGACTTCGGACGGGCCGCTACATACTTCGCCGGTGACGGTACCAACTCGGGCATGAGCAAGCTGCTCGGCGACTTGGTGGAGGGCTACACCTCGAAGACCGACGGCTTGCTGACCACGCGCAAGAAGGGTCTGACCGACACGATTGCCGCGAACGACAAGCAAATCGAGAACATGCAGGCGTACCTCGACCGCTTCGAGTCTTCGCTCACGCAGCAGTACTCGGCACTCGAGCAGACCATGAGCACGTTGCAGGGCCAGCAGTCGTATCTGGCACAGTTCCTGAAGTAG
- a CDS encoding flagellin FliC, whose translation MSLSVRTNVSSLTAQGNLSKTSADLQKSISRLSSGLRVQSAADDAAGLAISEDFKASISSLNQARRNANDGVSMIQTADGSLKEIGGLLTRMRELSVQARNGTVNTQQRGYLNDEFGQLRSEVDRIVNTTEFNGVDLLDGSQATGLAFQVGKDTTSDDRLTISIATSSASALGISASTISSTSGADSAITALDTAIQSISTRRAGLGAMQNRLSTTMSNLDTYSTNLSAANSRIIDVDVAEETANLTKNQILMQAGTAMLAQANQGPSSALQLL comes from the coding sequence ATGTCACTGTCCGTTCGCACGAACGTGTCGTCCCTCACCGCTCAGGGCAACCTGAGCAAGACCTCGGCTGACCTGCAGAAGAGCATCTCGCGTCTGTCGTCCGGCCTGCGGGTGCAATCCGCAGCCGACGACGCCGCAGGGCTCGCGATCTCCGAGGACTTCAAGGCCAGCATCTCGAGCCTGAATCAGGCCCGCCGCAACGCAAACGACGGCGTCAGCATGATCCAGACTGCGGATGGTTCTCTCAAGGAGATCGGCGGGCTGCTCACGCGCATGCGTGAGCTGTCGGTCCAGGCCCGCAACGGCACGGTCAACACCCAGCAGCGCGGCTACCTGAACGACGAGTTCGGGCAGCTTCGCTCCGAGGTCGACCGCATCGTCAACACCACCGAGTTCAACGGCGTGGATCTGCTCGACGGCAGCCAAGCCACTGGCCTCGCGTTCCAGGTCGGCAAGGACACGACCTCCGACGATCGGCTGACCATCTCGATCGCCACCTCGAGTGCGAGTGCACTCGGGATCAGCGCCTCGACCATCAGCTCGACCTCCGGTGCCGACTCGGCCATCACCGCGCTCGACACCGCGATCCAGAGCATCTCGACGAGGCGTGCAGGCCTCGGTGCCATGCAGAACCGACTGTCGACCACGATGTCGAACCTCGACACGTACTCGACCAACCTCTCCGCTGCGAACTCGCGCATCATCGACGTCGACGTCGCAGAGGAGACCGCCAACCTCACCAAGAACCAGATCTTGATGCAGGCGGGCACCGCGATGCTGGCGCAGGCCAACCAGGGACCGTCGTCGGCCCTGCAGCTGCTCTGA
- a CDS encoding flagellin FliC: MSISVRTNVSSLTAQSNLGKTSADLQKSISRLSSGLRVESAADDAAGLAISEDFKASIRSLDQARRNANDGVSMIQTADGSLKEIGGLLTRMRELSVQARNGTVNTQQRGYLNDEFGQLRSEIDRIVNTTEFNGVDLLDGSQAGGLDFQVGKDTSTDDRLTMSIATSSASALGVSASTISSTSGADSAITALDTAIQSISTRRAGLGAMQNRLSTTMSNLDTYSTNLAAANSRIVDVDVASETASLTKNQILMQAGTAMLAQANQGPQSALQLLG; the protein is encoded by the coding sequence ATGTCCATCTCCGTACGTACCAACGTCTCCTCACTCACAGCCCAGAGCAATCTCGGCAAGACCTCCGCCGACCTGCAGAAGAGCATCTCGAGGCTCTCCTCAGGCCTCCGGGTCGAGTCCGCCGCCGACGACGCGGCCGGCCTCGCCATCTCGGAGGACTTCAAGGCCAGCATCCGCTCGCTCGATCAGGCCCGCCGCAACGCAAACGACGGCGTCAGCATGATCCAGACCGCGGACGGCTCGCTCAAGGAAATCGGCGGCCTGCTCACGCGCATGCGTGAGCTGTCGGTCCAGGCCCGCAACGGCACCGTCAACACCCAGCAACGCGGCTACCTCAACGACGAGTTCGGGCAGCTGCGCTCCGAGATCGACCGCATCGTCAACACCACCGAGTTCAACGGCGTGGATCTGCTCGACGGCAGCCAGGCCGGTGGCCTCGACTTCCAGGTCGGCAAGGACACCTCGACCGACGATCGCCTGACCATGTCGATCGCGACCTCGAGCGCGAGCGCGCTCGGGGTCAGCGCATCGACCATCAGCTCGACCTCGGGTGCCGACTCGGCCATCACCGCGCTCGACACCGCGATCCAGAGCATCTCGACGAGGCGTGCAGGCCTCGGCGCGATGCAGAACCGACTGTCGACCACGATGTCGAACCTCGACACGTACTCGACCAACCTGGCCGCCGCCAACTCGCGCATCGTCGATGTCGACGTCGCGAGCGAGACCGCCTCGCTGACGAAGAACCAGATCTTGATGCAGGCCGGCACCGCCATGTTGGCGCAGGCCAACCAGGGCCCGCAGTCCGCCCTGCAGCTGCTCGGCTAG
- a CDS encoding flagellin FliC gives MLSVKTNPSSLIAQRNLAAASSGLAENIARLSSGLRVRSAADDAAGLAISEDFKANIRSLDQAKRNANDGVSLAQTADGAFGEVGNLLKRMRELAVQSRNGTNNTSQRGFLDDEFQQLKSEIDRIVSTTEFNGIQLIDGSQSTGIEFQVGAGTTADDRLTLSIATSSTSALGLSTAVISSTGGSDSAINALDLAIEGISTRRAAIGAMQNRLQVTMSNLDTYSTNLSAANSRIVDVDVASETAELTKHNILLQASTAMLAQANQAPQAALQLLGG, from the coding sequence ATGCTCAGCGTCAAGACCAACCCCTCCTCTCTCATCGCCCAACGCAACCTCGCCGCCGCCAGCTCGGGACTCGCCGAGAACATCGCGCGGCTGTCCTCGGGCCTCCGCGTCCGGTCGGCCGCCGACGATGCCGCCGGTCTGGCCATCTCGGAGGACTTCAAGGCCAACATCCGCAGCCTCGATCAGGCCAAGCGCAACGCCAACGACGGCGTGAGCCTGGCGCAGACCGCCGACGGTGCGTTCGGCGAGGTCGGCAACCTGCTCAAGCGCATGCGCGAGCTCGCCGTGCAGTCGCGCAACGGTACCAACAACACCAGCCAGCGCGGCTTCCTGGACGACGAGTTCCAGCAGCTCAAGAGCGAGATCGATCGCATCGTCTCGACCACCGAGTTCAACGGCATCCAGCTCATCGACGGCTCGCAGTCGACCGGCATCGAGTTCCAGGTCGGCGCCGGCACCACCGCCGACGATCGCCTCACGCTGTCGATCGCGACCAGCTCGACCAGCGCGCTGGGCCTCTCGACCGCGGTGATCAGCAGCACCGGTGGCAGCGACTCCGCCATCAACGCGCTCGACCTGGCGATCGAGGGCATCTCGACCCGCCGCGCGGCCATCGGCGCCATGCAGAACCGTCTGCAGGTCACGATGTCGAACCTCGACACCTACTCGACCAACCTCTCGGCCGCCAACTCGCGCATCGTCGACGTCGACGTCGCGAGCGAGACCGCCGAGCTCACCAAGCACAACATCTTGCTGCAGGCCAGCACCGCCATGCTCGCGCAGGCCAACCAGGCGCCGCAGGCGGCCCTGCAGCTGCTCGGAGGCTAG
- a CDS encoding flagellin FliC: MGISLRTNVAALEANTSLSQTNERLNSNMMRLSSGQRINRAGDDAAGLAISEGFRANIVSLDQAKRNANDGISLIQTAEGALQEVSAILIRMRELGMQASTETVSTGQRGFIQNEFDQLRSEIQRIGNTANFNDLDLLTGQFAATANAMTFQVDLTGDPTQQINVQIATVSPSALGIELVAMTTTGGAQGALSILDAAIQGVSAQRATLGAAQNRLEAAINNISTQYNNLSAANSRIRDVDVAEETAAMARHRILMQSGVSVLAQANQIPQLALQLLQG; encoded by the coding sequence ATGGGAATCTCACTGCGCACCAACGTTGCCGCCCTCGAGGCCAACACCTCCCTCAGCCAGACCAACGAGCGACTCAACTCGAACATGATGCGGCTGTCCAGCGGCCAGCGCATCAACCGTGCGGGTGACGACGCCGCCGGCCTGGCCATCAGCGAGGGCTTCCGCGCCAACATCGTTTCGCTCGACCAGGCCAAGCGCAACGCCAACGACGGCATCTCGCTGATCCAGACCGCCGAGGGCGCGCTGCAGGAGGTCTCTGCGATCCTCATCCGCATGCGCGAGCTCGGCATGCAGGCCTCGACCGAGACGGTCTCGACCGGCCAGCGTGGGTTCATCCAGAACGAGTTCGACCAGCTGCGCTCGGAAATCCAGCGCATCGGCAACACCGCCAACTTCAACGACCTCGATCTCCTCACGGGTCAGTTCGCTGCGACCGCCAACGCGATGACCTTCCAGGTCGATCTCACCGGCGATCCGACCCAGCAGATCAACGTGCAGATCGCGACCGTGTCCCCGTCGGCGCTCGGCATCGAGCTGGTCGCGATGACCACCACCGGTGGCGCCCAGGGTGCGCTGTCGATCCTCGACGCCGCGATCCAGGGCGTCTCGGCCCAGCGCGCGACCCTGGGCGCGGCGCAGAACCGCCTCGAGGCCGCGATCAACAACATCTCGACCCAGTACAACAACCTCAGCGCCGCCAACTCGCGCATCCGCGACGTCGACGTCGCCGAGGAAACCGCCGCGATGGCCCGGCACCGCATCCTCATGCAATCCGGCGTCTCCGTCCTCGCACAAGCGAATCAGATCCCTCAGCTCGCTCTCCAGCTCCTGCAGGGCTAA
- a CDS encoding DUF115 domain-containing protein → MTAIAVLQATLRAVLADDPDGCARALACVPSPRVGSCETPQGPVVTVAHRKLHSGRDPEGEARRFVRELDLADATAVILLGYGSGYVARAIAARCSATLFVFEPDVEQLVVGLQHGPVPPRMHVITTPSRLGEVLYARLASHDRGVLAKWTPSLRVAPAVYEAGLHAAAHAIDRAALRHRTARMRGPGWLRHYLENLPALARWPGLPAMAGGLAGVPAVVVAAGPSLDKSIAALRERSDDALILAVNTAAGALAKAGIRPHAIVAIESLDVSTQLAALPFLREVPAFLELTGHPALWQLPFAQKIPISVDTNACVHFSARVDPRHHLAAGFCVANAAVAIAYALGCGPIALVGSDLAYAGDRVYADGTAFADMRVEIGSDGTAALRGLEGKRAIESASHASSGGARMPDTARTLTAPGWYPGTEVVTTRDFLMFRDWYAASAKTLRAEGIRPVNATEGGAHIPGWDHVPLAAAIDAGTGIGVGERFAALLRRAPSSPAKLAELVAQELAACEGLLTLAQTTTATLGDDPDGDLTLDAATADAIVANNLRVRTLLRSAPLVAEALAVPIDDLRTRGRITSHGFYAAMLVPLRELSITLARLSQRLASEQSERVHEAAGTPLAATA, encoded by the coding sequence GTGACGGCGATCGCCGTGCTGCAAGCCACCCTCCGCGCCGTACTCGCCGACGACCCCGACGGGTGCGCGCGCGCCCTCGCCTGCGTGCCGAGCCCCCGCGTCGGCAGCTGTGAGACGCCGCAGGGCCCGGTGGTGACCGTCGCCCACCGCAAGCTCCACAGCGGCCGCGACCCCGAGGGCGAGGCCCGTCGGTTCGTGCGCGAGCTCGACCTCGCCGACGCGACGGCGGTCATCCTGCTCGGCTACGGCTCGGGCTACGTCGCGCGGGCGATCGCAGCGCGCTGCAGCGCGACCCTGTTCGTGTTCGAGCCCGATGTCGAGCAGCTCGTGGTCGGCCTGCAGCACGGGCCGGTGCCGCCGCGCATGCACGTGATCACCACGCCGTCACGCCTGGGTGAGGTGCTCTACGCCCGCCTCGCGAGCCACGATCGCGGCGTGCTGGCGAAGTGGACCCCGAGCCTCCGCGTGGCACCGGCGGTCTACGAGGCGGGTCTACATGCGGCCGCACACGCCATCGATCGCGCGGCGCTGCGGCACCGCACCGCCCGCATGCGCGGGCCCGGCTGGCTGCGCCACTACCTCGAGAACCTGCCTGCGCTCGCGCGGTGGCCGGGCCTGCCCGCGATGGCCGGTGGCCTCGCCGGCGTACCGGCGGTGGTCGTCGCGGCGGGGCCCAGCCTCGACAAGAGCATCGCCGCACTTCGCGAGCGCAGCGACGACGCACTCATCCTCGCGGTCAACACCGCCGCGGGCGCGCTTGCGAAGGCCGGCATCCGCCCCCACGCCATCGTCGCGATCGAGTCGCTCGACGTCAGCACGCAGCTGGCGGCGCTCCCGTTCCTGCGCGAGGTGCCGGCGTTCCTCGAGCTCACCGGCCACCCTGCGCTGTGGCAGCTGCCGTTCGCGCAGAAGATCCCGATCTCGGTCGACACCAACGCGTGCGTGCACTTCTCCGCGCGCGTGGACCCGCGTCACCACCTCGCGGCCGGCTTCTGCGTGGCCAACGCGGCGGTCGCGATCGCGTACGCGCTGGGTTGCGGTCCGATCGCGCTGGTCGGCTCCGACCTCGCGTACGCCGGCGACCGCGTCTATGCCGACGGCACGGCGTTCGCCGACATGCGGGTCGAGATCGGCAGCGATGGCACCGCCGCGCTGCGCGGCCTCGAGGGCAAGCGCGCGATCGAGTCGGCGTCGCACGCATCCAGCGGCGGCGCACGCATGCCCGACACCGCACGCACCCTCACCGCGCCGGGCTGGTATCCGGGCACCGAGGTCGTGACGACCCGCGACTTTCTCATGTTCCGCGACTGGTACGCCGCCAGTGCCAAGACCCTGCGCGCCGAGGGCATCCGTCCCGTCAACGCAACCGAGGGTGGCGCGCACATCCCCGGCTGGGACCACGTGCCGCTCGCGGCGGCGATCGACGCGGGCACCGGCATCGGCGTCGGTGAGCGCTTCGCTGCGCTGCTGCGCCGCGCGCCGTCGTCCCCCGCCAAGCTCGCCGAGCTCGTCGCGCAGGAGCTCGCCGCATGCGAGGGCCTGTTGACGCTCGCGCAGACCACCACCGCCACGCTGGGCGACGACCCCGACGGTGATCTGACGCTCGATGCCGCCACCGCCGATGCGATCGTCGCCAACAACCTGCGCGTGCGGACCCTGCTGCGCAGCGCACCGCTGGTCGCCGAAGCGCTCGCGGTGCCCATCGACGACCTCCGGACGCGTGGTCGCATCACCAGCCACGGCTTCTACGCCGCCATGCTCGTGCCGCTGCGCGAGCTGTCGATCACGCTGGCACGCCTCTCGCAAAGACTAGCGAGCGAGCAGAGCGAACGAGTTCACGAAGCTGCTGGGACCCCACTCGCCGCCACGGCGTGA
- a CDS encoding flagellar assembly protein FliW, which produces MLVDHRPGSLFRWLQAADMEELAFVVIDPLMFMPDYPIEQVRRAIAFCELEPDEEIAVLAICTVPPQPDEPTANFLAPLGIGLRSRRGAQIVLHECGFDTRVPLFRR; this is translated from the coding sequence GTGCTGGTCGATCATCGACCCGGCTCGCTGTTCCGCTGGCTGCAGGCCGCCGACATGGAAGAGCTCGCGTTCGTGGTGATCGACCCGCTGATGTTCATGCCCGATTACCCCATCGAGCAGGTCCGCCGCGCGATCGCATTCTGCGAGCTCGAGCCCGACGAGGAAATCGCGGTGCTGGCGATCTGCACGGTGCCGCCGCAGCCCGACGAGCCGACGGCCAACTTCTTGGCGCCGCTCGGCATCGGCCTGCGCTCGCGTCGCGGCGCACAGATCGTCCTGCACGAGTGCGGCTTCGACACGCGCGTGCCGCTGTTCCGCCGCTAG
- a CDS encoding carbon storage regulator, whose translation MLTLTRKIGQKILIGNGIEIVVREIRGRQVRLGITAPLGLPVYREELYQQIADENARATSEISLDRLEGLPEPSVRRGSGSSTPPSTG comes from the coding sequence GTGCTGACGCTCACTCGCAAGATCGGACAAAAGATCCTGATCGGCAACGGCATCGAGATCGTGGTGCGGGAGATCCGGGGTCGCCAGGTGCGGCTGGGGATCACGGCGCCGCTGGGTCTCCCAGTGTATCGGGAGGAGCTGTACCAACAGATCGCGGACGAGAACGCCCGCGCGACGAGCGAGATCAGTCTCGACCGGCTGGAGGGGCTACCCGAACCATCCGTTCGACGCGGTTCGGGCAGTTCGACGCCCCCGTCGACCGGCTGA
- the flgK gene encoding flagellar hook-associated protein FlgK: protein MTTLGGLLQIGRSAIVTHQAALSVVSSNTANADTVGYAKRDVQFSSLAAGGGVGIGAVLRRSSDLVAQRVLLANGRLGAHQAMSDGLGALEGKFTDREAGLGGSLDAFFAALRTLATDPADAQLRGDVLARADALTSAFSDAAATIDRERRGTDGAISVELARVNQLAAQIADANERVASTAPDTADRAEQLDRRQQLVDELGGLVQLTTLPAADGTLTLLVQGGATLVQGANAASLRGTPDAANGGLLRVDLVDVSGAALDVTDDLRGGSIGGRLMLRDETFVATADSLDQLAYDLATSFNAVHGAGFGTDGVSGRDLFAPPAQVAGAAAGFALAPGMIDNPAWFAAADTAAGASGNNDNLLAMLALADAPLAAGGTLTAGQQVASMIGEIGRNARAETDAADEAAASLEQNQALLQSATGVSIDEELVDLTRYQRAYQAGARIISTVDTLFDTLLAL, encoded by the coding sequence ATGACCACGCTCGGCGGACTGCTGCAGATCGGGCGCAGCGCGATCGTCACCCACCAGGCGGCCCTCTCGGTGGTGTCGAGCAACACCGCCAACGCCGACACCGTCGGCTACGCCAAGCGCGACGTGCAGTTCTCGTCGCTGGCCGCCGGCGGCGGCGTCGGCATCGGTGCGGTGCTGCGACGCTCGTCCGACCTGGTCGCGCAGCGGGTGCTGCTCGCCAATGGGCGACTCGGCGCGCACCAGGCCATGTCGGACGGCCTCGGCGCGCTCGAGGGCAAGTTCACCGATCGCGAGGCCGGGCTCGGCGGCAGCCTCGACGCCTTCTTCGCGGCCCTGCGCACGCTCGCGACCGACCCGGCCGACGCGCAGCTGCGCGGCGACGTGCTGGCGCGCGCCGACGCCCTCACCTCGGCGTTCTCCGACGCCGCCGCGACCATCGACCGCGAGCGACGCGGCACCGACGGTGCGATCTCGGTCGAACTCGCGCGCGTCAATCAGCTGGCGGCCCAGATCGCCGACGCCAACGAACGGGTCGCCAGCACCGCCCCCGACACGGCCGATCGCGCCGAGCAACTCGACCGCCGACAGCAGCTGGTGGACGAGCTCGGCGGACTCGTGCAGCTCACCACGCTGCCGGCCGCCGACGGCACCCTCACGTTGCTGGTCCAGGGCGGCGCGACGCTGGTCCAGGGCGCCAACGCAGCGTCGTTGCGCGGCACGCCGGACGCGGCCAACGGCGGCCTACTGCGGGTCGACCTGGTCGACGTCTCCGGCGCAGCGCTCGACGTCACCGACGACCTGCGCGGCGGCTCGATCGGCGGGCGACTGATGCTGCGCGACGAGACCTTCGTCGCGACCGCCGACAGCCTCGATCAGCTCGCCTACGATCTGGCAACCAGCTTCAACGCCGTCCACGGCGCTGGCTTCGGCACCGATGGTGTCAGCGGTCGCGATCTGTTCGCGCCGCCGGCCCAGGTGGCGGGTGCCGCCGCCGGCTTCGCGCTCGCGCCGGGCATGATCGACAACCCCGCGTGGTTCGCCGCCGCCGACACTGCGGCCGGCGCCAGCGGCAACAACGACAACCTGCTGGCGATGCTCGCCCTCGCCGACGCACCGCTGGCAGCCGGCGGCACGCTCACGGCGGGCCAGCAGGTCGCCTCCATGATCGGTGAGATCGGCCGCAACGCCCGTGCCGAGACCGACGCCGCCGACGAGGCCGCCGCCTCGCTCGAGCAGAACCAGGCGCTGCTGCAGTCGGCGACCGGCGTCTCGATCGACGAGGAGCTCGTCGATCTCACCCGCTACCAGCGGGCCTACCAGGCTGGCGCCCGCATCATCTCCACCGTGGACACCCTCTTCGACACGTTGCTCGCACTATGA